A part of uncultured Acidilobus sp. JCHS genomic DNA contains:
- a CDS encoding 4-aminobutyrate aminotransferase translates to MEEVPLIRVEPPGPMARSIIARDSEVLVQSYVRWVPLVVKEAHGAIVEDVDGNKYIDLNAGIAVMNVGHSHPKVVEAIKRQAEKFQHYSLTDFYYEEAVTAAEKLVGISPVDHPKVFFTNSGTESIEGSLKFARYFFEGSRQYFIAFLGAFHGRTYGSLSLTASKAHYRKGFSPLLPGVVHVPYPYPYRCPFRTDDPLECGEAVLGYIEDWIFHKLVDPSEVAAFVVEPIQGEGGYVVPPDNFLPGLRRLADKYGILIIDDEVQAGMGRTGRWFAIEHWNVKPDIIALAKAIGGGLPLGAIVTRGDIASKLAKGSHANTFGGNPIALAAMSAVIDVIKEERLLERASRLGEEALRFLNELKDKYEIIGDVRGKGLMIGVELVRNRKTKEPAERELAQVIEKSFKRGVVVIGAGLSTIRIAPPLVIEEEHLFKALNIIADVIKEVNSSL, encoded by the coding sequence ATGGAGGAGGTTCCCCTGATAAGGGTTGAGCCGCCAGGACCCATGGCCAGGAGCATAATAGCGAGGGACTCGGAGGTCCTTGTCCAGTCATACGTCAGGTGGGTGCCTCTTGTAGTTAAGGAGGCCCACGGCGCCATCGTTGAGGACGTTGATGGTAACAAGTACATAGACTTAAACGCCGGCATAGCGGTCATGAACGTAGGCCACAGCCACCCCAAGGTCGTTGAGGCCATAAAGCGTCAGGCCGAGAAGTTCCAGCACTATTCGTTGACGGACTTCTACTATGAGGAGGCAGTGACGGCCGCTGAAAAGCTTGTTGGGATCTCCCCTGTTGACCATCCTAAGGTCTTCTTTACAAACAGCGGCACAGAAAGCATTGAGGGCTCCCTTAAGTTCGCCAGGTACTTCTTCGAGGGCTCAAGACAGTACTTCATAGCTTTTCTTGGCGCGTTTCACGGAAGGACATATGGCTCCCTCTCGCTGACCGCCAGCAAGGCCCACTATAGGAAGGGCTTCTCGCCCCTTCTGCCAGGAGTAGTGCATGTCCCCTACCCATATCCTTACCGCTGCCCATTCAGGACCGACGACCCGCTGGAGTGCGGCGAGGCTGTCCTGGGCTACATTGAGGACTGGATCTTCCATAAGCTGGTGGACCCGAGCGAGGTGGCGGCCTTCGTGGTTGAGCCCATACAGGGCGAGGGAGGCTACGTTGTCCCGCCCGACAACTTCCTGCCAGGGCTCAGGAGGCTTGCCGACAAGTACGGGATCCTGATAATCGACGATGAGGTCCAGGCAGGCATGGGACGCACGGGAAGGTGGTTCGCTATAGAGCACTGGAACGTGAAGCCTGATATCATAGCTCTCGCTAAGGCCATAGGGGGCGGCCTCCCACTGGGGGCAATAGTTACAAGGGGCGATATAGCCAGTAAGCTCGCTAAAGGAAGCCATGCTAACACCTTTGGCGGGAACCCGATAGCCCTGGCAGCCATGAGCGCTGTGATTGATGTAATAAAGGAGGAGAGGCTCCTTGAGAGAGCTTCAAGGCTTGGCGAGGAGGCTCTGAGGTTCCTCAACGAGCTCAAGGACAAGTATGAGATAATTGGTGACGTTAGGGGCAAGGGGCTCATGATAGGGGTTGAGCTGGTCAGGAACAGAAAGACCAAGGAGCCTGCTGAGAGGGAGCTTGCGCAGGTGATAGAGAAGTCCTTCAAGCGCGGCGTCGTGGTAATAGGGGCAGGCCTCTCCACAATAAGGATAGCGCCACCGCTCGTGATCGAGGAGGAGCACCTCTTTAAGGCCCTGAACATAATAGCAGATGTAATAAAGGAAGTAAACTCAAGCCTTTAA
- a CDS encoding Glycine cleavage system protein P (pyridoxal-binding), C-terminal domain — translation MTFRQASWDEPLIHELDNGRRGLTFVGLLEEFRQLMGELSIPPSILREEPPQLPEVSEVEVIRHYTRLSEMSYGVDNGPVPLGSCTMKYNPKVALRYAFDERLQLIHPLEPEDRYQGVLRALYELQQWLAAIVGMDFCSLGVSAGAQGELAGVLTVKRYHELKGQTDLKTEIIVPDSAHGTNPASAAMAGFKVVEIPTAEDGNMDYEAFRAALGLQTAGLMLTNPSTLGLFEERILRVADDVHAVDGLLYYDGANLNGIIGRARPGDMGFDIAHLNLHKTFSTPHGGGGPGAGPICVKDREVTNGVRLKDLLPGSFVYYDEKSGLYRLAYRGPASRGSLSHFLGNLPQLIWSYVYILSLGPQGLREVGEVSVINTNYFLARVLGETKGYSLPYAKGRPRKHEAVISASPLAEKYGVTAEDVSKALLDAGFYAPTIYFPLIVKEALMVEFTESETKENIDKYVERLKEIEQLAASDPGKLKASPVNTSSQRVDAVRASHPRTVTPTYRVERARRSGKELVLR, via the coding sequence TTGACGTTCAGGCAGGCCAGCTGGGATGAGCCCCTAATTCATGAGCTTGACAACGGGAGAAGGGGGCTCACCTTTGTAGGCCTCCTGGAGGAGTTCAGGCAGCTGATGGGCGAGCTGAGCATACCGCCCTCTATACTCAGGGAGGAGCCCCCTCAGTTACCAGAGGTCAGCGAGGTTGAGGTCATAAGACACTACACAAGGCTTTCAGAGATGTCATACGGTGTCGATAACGGCCCTGTGCCGCTTGGCAGTTGCACCATGAAGTATAACCCAAAGGTAGCGCTTAGATACGCCTTTGACGAAAGGCTACAGCTAATACACCCCCTTGAGCCTGAGGACCGTTATCAAGGCGTCCTCAGGGCGCTCTATGAGCTTCAGCAGTGGCTGGCCGCCATAGTTGGAATGGATTTCTGCTCCCTTGGCGTCTCGGCTGGAGCCCAAGGCGAGCTAGCCGGCGTACTAACCGTCAAGAGGTATCATGAGCTGAAGGGCCAAACGGACCTGAAGACGGAGATAATAGTGCCAGACTCCGCCCACGGCACAAACCCCGCCAGCGCTGCCATGGCTGGCTTCAAGGTCGTCGAGATACCTACCGCAGAGGACGGCAACATGGACTATGAGGCCTTCAGGGCAGCGCTAGGACTCCAGACGGCAGGGCTCATGCTGACGAACCCTTCAACGCTGGGCCTGTTCGAGGAGAGGATACTTAGGGTAGCTGATGACGTCCACGCAGTCGATGGCCTCCTTTACTATGATGGCGCGAACCTTAACGGCATAATTGGCAGGGCCAGACCCGGCGACATGGGCTTCGACATAGCCCACTTAAACCTTCACAAGACGTTCTCAACACCGCACGGAGGCGGAGGGCCAGGCGCAGGGCCCATCTGCGTCAAGGATAGAGAGGTGACAAATGGTGTCAGGCTTAAGGACCTGCTACCAGGCTCCTTCGTATACTATGATGAAAAGAGTGGCCTGTACAGGTTGGCCTACAGGGGCCCAGCGAGCAGAGGGTCGCTAAGCCACTTCCTCGGCAACCTGCCTCAGCTGATATGGTCGTACGTCTACATACTTTCCCTTGGCCCTCAGGGGCTTAGGGAGGTTGGTGAGGTCAGCGTCATAAATACCAACTACTTCCTCGCCAGAGTACTTGGCGAGACTAAAGGGTACTCGTTGCCTTATGCCAAGGGAAGGCCGAGGAAGCACGAGGCTGTCATCAGCGCCAGCCCGCTGGCTGAGAAGTACGGGGTAACCGCAGAGGACGTGAGCAAGGCCCTGCTCGATGCGGGTTTCTATGCCCCTACTATTTACTTCCCATTGATAGTAAAGGAGGCGCTAATGGTGGAGTTCACGGAGTCCGAGACCAAGGAGAACATCGATAAGTACGTTGAGAGGCTTAAGGAGATAGAGCAGCTGGCGGCAAGCGACCCTGGGAAGCTTAAGGCGTCACCTGTCAACACCTCGTCCCAAAGGGTTGACGCGGTTAGGGCCAGCCACCCAAGGACTGTGACCCCGACCTACAGGGTGGAGCGCGCCAGAAGGAGTGGAAAAGAGCTCGTGCTTAGATGA
- a CDS encoding Sugar-specific transcriptional regulator TrmB, which produces MSEKVLVSLEFIASLLTSMGKNYVTPRDLSRVLGVSTRSAGRILRALETKGYVERYSNRAYRVMMRAPAPS; this is translated from the coding sequence ATGAGCGAGAAGGTGTTGGTGAGCCTTGAGTTCATCGCGTCCCTGTTAACGTCCATGGGTAAGAACTACGTGACCCCAAGGGATCTGAGCAGGGTACTTGGGGTCTCAACAAGGAGCGCTGGGAGGATCCTCAGGGCGCTCGAGACCAAAGGCTATGTGGAAAGGTACTCCAATAGGGCCTATAGGGTTATGATGAGGGCGCCGGCGCCTTCCTGA
- a CDS encoding Alpha-amylase/alpha-mannosidase gives MNNEKYFAVFGHFYQPPRFNPWTEEVDLDPATRPYHDWNDLITHESYLPNAKAKLEDQEGFIEDFVNNYLNLTFSFGPLLLQYLVKRYPKLVDAIVSADKESASKHSGHGNAVAQPYAHIIMPLSRPEYRRTSIWWGIRFFERFFEREPEGFWLPEAAVDLETLQMLKDFGIKFVILGPHQVKSIITRDGARTPVSEASLDTRITYKAVLPRGDEIDLVVYNKWLSGLVAFGDLLKSGELLVRRVLESYDNRDTPQLVTIAVDGETFGHHKKRGEVELARAFKLASSYGLKIVNLAEYDLAVSPPKVSVEIAENTSWSCPHGVERWRSNCGCGSEIRPGWTQKWRAPLRAAVDLLADESLKVFYDIGPKLFSEPLKALLDYGDVLISRSPEVTNEYLQKHLTDGNKETKDKALRLLELMRNVILAQSSDAWFFEDIYRPEPIQSLMHVRRAVELMKSLGGPDIESKLLDILSEAKSNLPEIGTGKDIYLKYVVPASISLEKLAAMMAMRLLFESRPQESEFYSYRVILERTLPLRLGKFRAITGLATMISKVTWSYHKVMFAAVYYSWYDVYGGASVATSARDYEELEATVSSMFSKGMIPDLIDYLSRKFDKNFVDLKGALKDEQRALIRYVAEGALADLTRQFEALYESYAPLMQYVKSLGLDYPSVFRYLLQYYIERSLVSALVTAPLNSALIEELAKWASSAGVEVGTDVVEYFVNDMLELLRGLSENPADVKSLNDLERLLRSYVALGLPLERLTDVQEAFVRLRDKVLVQQAETLKSMDLESDYKTLGKLLKVKYL, from the coding sequence ATGAACAATGAAAAGTACTTCGCAGTCTTCGGCCACTTCTACCAGCCTCCTCGTTTCAACCCATGGACTGAGGAGGTAGACCTTGACCCGGCCACCAGACCCTATCATGACTGGAATGACCTAATAACTCATGAAAGCTACCTGCCCAACGCTAAGGCTAAGCTCGAGGACCAGGAGGGCTTCATCGAAGACTTCGTTAACAACTACCTCAACCTGACCTTCAGCTTCGGTCCGCTGCTCCTTCAGTACTTAGTGAAAAGGTACCCCAAGCTTGTTGACGCCATAGTGTCAGCAGACAAGGAAAGCGCCAGTAAGCACTCAGGCCACGGCAATGCGGTAGCGCAACCTTACGCCCATATAATAATGCCCCTCTCAAGGCCTGAGTACAGAAGGACGTCAATATGGTGGGGCATCAGGTTCTTCGAGAGGTTCTTCGAGCGCGAGCCCGAGGGGTTCTGGCTCCCTGAGGCGGCGGTCGACCTCGAGACTCTTCAGATGCTCAAGGACTTTGGCATAAAGTTCGTAATACTGGGACCTCATCAGGTGAAGTCAATAATCACGCGGGATGGCGCAAGGACGCCCGTGAGCGAGGCAAGCCTTGATACGAGGATTACATATAAGGCGGTCCTGCCAAGGGGCGACGAAATCGACTTAGTTGTCTATAACAAATGGCTCTCAGGCCTTGTGGCCTTTGGCGACCTTCTTAAGAGCGGCGAGCTACTTGTTAGAAGGGTCCTGGAATCCTATGATAATCGTGATACACCCCAGCTCGTGACCATAGCTGTTGACGGCGAGACCTTTGGCCATCATAAGAAGAGGGGAGAGGTTGAGCTTGCTAGGGCATTTAAGTTGGCAAGCTCCTATGGGCTTAAGATAGTTAACTTGGCCGAGTATGATTTGGCCGTTAGCCCTCCTAAGGTATCTGTTGAAATAGCTGAGAACACCTCGTGGAGTTGCCCTCATGGAGTTGAAAGGTGGCGTAGCAACTGCGGCTGCGGGTCCGAGATAAGGCCTGGCTGGACCCAAAAGTGGAGAGCACCGCTTAGGGCAGCCGTGGACCTCCTTGCTGATGAATCGCTAAAGGTGTTTTATGATATAGGGCCTAAGCTGTTCTCGGAACCGCTTAAGGCGCTCCTCGATTACGGTGACGTGCTAATCTCTAGATCCCCTGAGGTAACCAATGAGTACCTTCAGAAGCACCTAACTGACGGAAACAAGGAGACGAAGGACAAGGCCCTCAGGCTCCTTGAGCTGATGAGAAACGTTATTTTGGCCCAGTCAAGTGACGCCTGGTTCTTTGAGGACATATATCGTCCTGAGCCCATCCAATCCTTAATGCACGTGAGGAGGGCTGTTGAGCTGATGAAGTCCCTTGGCGGACCTGATATAGAGAGCAAGCTACTTGACATCTTATCAGAAGCCAAGTCAAACCTACCCGAGATAGGCACAGGTAAGGACATATACCTAAAGTATGTCGTACCGGCCTCGATAAGCCTCGAGAAGCTTGCCGCCATGATGGCCATGAGGCTTCTCTTCGAGTCTAGACCACAGGAGAGCGAATTCTACTCGTACAGGGTCATCTTAGAAAGGACGTTGCCCCTAAGGCTTGGTAAGTTCAGGGCGATAACAGGGCTTGCCACTATGATATCAAAGGTGACCTGGAGCTACCACAAGGTAATGTTCGCGGCCGTTTACTATAGCTGGTATGACGTATACGGTGGGGCCTCTGTGGCTACCTCCGCTAGGGATTACGAAGAGCTCGAGGCCACCGTTTCCTCCATGTTCTCAAAGGGCATGATACCTGACCTTATTGATTACCTTTCTAGGAAGTTTGACAAAAACTTCGTTGACCTGAAGGGGGCCCTCAAGGATGAGCAGAGGGCCCTGATAAGGTATGTAGCTGAGGGGGCCCTCGCGGACCTGACGAGACAATTCGAAGCGCTATACGAGAGCTACGCCCCCTTAATGCAGTACGTCAAGTCTCTAGGACTTGACTACCCAAGCGTCTTCAGGTATCTGCTGCAGTACTACATAGAGAGGTCGCTGGTTAGCGCGCTAGTCACAGCGCCCCTTAACTCAGCCCTAATAGAGGAGCTCGCCAAGTGGGCCTCCTCCGCTGGCGTAGAGGTGGGGACTGACGTCGTCGAGTACTTCGTCAACGACATGCTTGAGCTGCTCAGGGGACTTTCAGAGAACCCCGCCGACGTCAAGAGCCTGAACGACCTTGAGCGCTTGCTGAGGTCCTACGTTGCACTTGGCCTGCCGCTTGAGCGGCTAACAGACGTACAGGAGGCCTTTGTGAGGCTAAGGGATAAAGTCCTTGTACAACAGGCTGAGACCCTCAAGTCAATGGACCTTGAGAGCGACTACAAGACCCTAGGGAAGCTGCTTAAGGTCAAGTACCTCTAG
- a CDS encoding Glucoamylase and related glycosyl hydrolase, with protein MLLSNWVNSSVLMQTGVPIANATLNGLTNRPFRLTNLYVGPYGIIPFSLELQGPYSSKAYLNLNNTVTVEGPYGSLEVMFPPHTPYLVVIANLNETVNFTVSSAYGVSLVERGQVRLNTTPPLFVCTNATMLEEAQAVMVKAPKGPSYITIAINSSCVADVQMLLKLNDYRVNEWLARSRAPPSLPLDLAREYFLSLLLIKDDQNPYLGTFAASPSPVYLYSWVRDSSFATMALQSAGHYESALKYWLWMASAETPQGTWYTRYSFYTGSPDESFSVPEYDSLGLFEIGVYDYYMETHNLTFLDSIAAALNRTVSFQVSSILGSGLHLVPEDLSVWEDRVAYHFWTEAMNLIGLQRAEVLLSVLGYNVSAVSKAIALLNESINKYFWNGSIFYSAMVPYVTFTAGGKSLTLGPEAPYLSSSSVLPLAVGSWPAERGSSDVNYVIKDLWNQKTGGLARFNGDDYHYNDYLYDSSAPMPPWVLTTLFLAYYYAVNGNVSAALSLLSWSVDHSQNGLLPEAVDPTYGNPLPTTSPLTWSSAMYVLTVLSLRRPSSSTLSYAVIGGVITALILLTYAIQRFSVRRLRRLEPPYS; from the coding sequence TTGCTACTTAGCAACTGGGTTAACTCGTCAGTCCTGATGCAGACCGGCGTCCCGATAGCTAACGCCACACTAAACGGCCTTACGAACAGGCCCTTCAGGCTGACGAACCTTTACGTGGGCCCCTATGGTATCATTCCGTTTTCCCTTGAGCTTCAGGGGCCTTATTCGTCTAAGGCCTACCTGAACCTTAACAACACGGTCACCGTAGAGGGGCCTTACGGAAGCCTAGAGGTCATGTTCCCTCCGCACACACCGTACCTAGTTGTAATAGCTAACCTAAACGAGACCGTTAACTTCACGGTCTCCTCCGCTTACGGCGTCAGCCTTGTTGAAAGGGGGCAGGTAAGGCTCAACACCACACCGCCCCTGTTCGTGTGTACAAACGCTACAATGCTCGAGGAAGCCCAGGCCGTTATGGTCAAGGCCCCAAAGGGGCCAAGCTATATAACGATTGCAATAAATTCCTCGTGCGTCGCTGACGTCCAGATGCTCCTAAAGCTCAATGATTACAGGGTTAACGAGTGGTTAGCGAGGTCCAGGGCGCCGCCCTCCTTGCCGTTGGACCTTGCGAGAGAGTACTTCCTATCCCTCCTGCTGATCAAGGACGACCAAAACCCATACCTTGGAACATTTGCAGCGTCGCCTAGCCCTGTCTACCTGTACAGCTGGGTCAGGGACTCGTCGTTTGCTACCATGGCGCTTCAGAGCGCAGGCCACTACGAATCCGCCCTGAAGTACTGGCTATGGATGGCCTCGGCTGAGACGCCGCAAGGGACCTGGTATACACGCTATAGCTTTTACACAGGTTCTCCCGACGAAAGCTTCTCAGTACCAGAGTATGACAGCCTGGGACTCTTTGAGATAGGGGTTTACGATTACTACATGGAGACCCATAATCTGACCTTCCTCGACTCAATAGCCGCCGCGCTGAACAGGACCGTCTCATTTCAGGTAAGCTCGATATTGGGCTCTGGCCTCCACCTCGTGCCTGAGGACCTCAGCGTCTGGGAGGACAGGGTGGCATATCACTTCTGGACGGAGGCCATGAACCTCATAGGGCTTCAGCGGGCAGAGGTTTTGCTCAGCGTCCTGGGCTATAACGTTAGTGCTGTAAGCAAAGCGATAGCCCTGTTAAACGAAAGCATTAACAAGTACTTCTGGAACGGCAGTATTTTCTACTCCGCGATGGTGCCCTACGTAACCTTTACTGCAGGCGGTAAGAGCTTAACGCTAGGCCCTGAAGCACCTTACTTGAGCTCCTCCTCTGTGCTCCCCCTCGCCGTTGGTAGCTGGCCAGCAGAACGGGGCTCAAGCGACGTGAATTACGTAATTAAGGACCTCTGGAACCAGAAGACGGGCGGACTTGCAAGGTTTAACGGTGACGACTATCACTATAACGACTACCTTTACGACAGCAGCGCGCCCATGCCGCCCTGGGTCCTGACGACACTCTTCCTTGCCTATTACTACGCCGTTAACGGCAATGTCTCAGCGGCCCTAAGCCTTCTCTCATGGTCTGTCGATCACTCCCAGAACGGCCTTCTGCCAGAAGCCGTGGATCCTACCTATGGGAACCCGTTACCCACTACATCCCCCTTAACTTGGTCATCCGCCATGTACGTGCTGACGGTCCTTTCCTTGAGAAGGCCTAGCAGCTCTACCTTATCCTATGCTGTGATTGGTGGCGTTATAACAGCGCTGATCTTATTGACATATGCGATCCAGAGATTCTCTGTCAGGAGGTTAAGGAGGCTGGAGCCGCCGTATTCTTGA
- a CDS encoding Nucleoside-diphosphate-sugar pyrophosphorylase involved in lipopolysaccharide biosynthesis/translation initiation factor 2B, gamma/epsilon subunits (eIF-2Bgamma/eIF-2Bepsilon), with translation MVGLIAEVKKAAIPIGGLGTRLYPFTVDTSKPMVRFLNRFIIDFILDELAKQGVGEVFLGVSGFYNYRDLYDHLGERFYSRLPDGKRTALKLRYQPNVNTIGNAHSISVLADYYDIADKLIVVQGDTIISLNLGDMLKRHEESEAYMTIALKPVHDKEALRQLGLAKLRSDDTIEAFVEKPADPEKAPSNLANTGVYLLSEEMIKFLRSEEFKGLVKEGRADFGRDIIPYIISRGHKVMGFITNDFWFDIGTLESYVQASFYLLRSLPPERLGATMVYHDHIYMQGASARSKRDHIDLIERTVLKKIELSGWVLIGRHVDIEDGSAIIDSIVDNYVILSKGSLVKNSIVMDRSIVGQDSVIENSVIGRHVKVGNNVKIVNSYVGNDVVIGDNTVVVNSSIWPHKVIESNAEVRSKRGPSI, from the coding sequence GTGGTGGGACTTATAGCTGAAGTCAAGAAGGCTGCCATACCGATAGGCGGCCTAGGCACTAGGCTTTACCCCTTTACCGTTGACACGTCTAAACCCATGGTAAGGTTCCTCAATAGGTTCATTATAGACTTCATACTTGACGAGCTGGCTAAGCAGGGTGTAGGTGAGGTCTTCCTTGGAGTGAGTGGATTTTACAACTACAGGGACCTCTACGATCACCTGGGCGAGAGGTTCTACTCAAGGCTTCCTGATGGCAAGAGGACAGCACTTAAGCTCAGGTATCAGCCAAACGTTAACACGATCGGCAATGCTCACTCGATCTCAGTCCTTGCGGACTACTATGACATAGCGGATAAGCTCATAGTTGTCCAGGGGGACACCATTATAAGTTTGAACCTTGGAGACATGCTCAAGCGTCATGAGGAGAGCGAGGCCTACATGACGATAGCTCTTAAGCCTGTCCATGATAAGGAGGCCTTAAGACAGCTAGGCCTGGCTAAGCTGAGAAGTGATGACACCATAGAGGCCTTCGTTGAGAAGCCAGCGGACCCCGAGAAGGCTCCCTCAAACCTTGCCAACACTGGCGTTTACCTGTTGTCCGAAGAAATGATCAAGTTCCTAAGGTCAGAGGAGTTTAAGGGGTTAGTCAAGGAGGGGAGAGCCGACTTCGGCAGAGACATCATACCTTACATCATATCAAGGGGCCATAAGGTCATGGGCTTCATAACTAACGACTTCTGGTTCGATATAGGGACCTTAGAAAGCTATGTCCAGGCCTCTTTCTACCTGCTTAGATCACTCCCGCCAGAGAGGCTCGGCGCAACGATGGTTTACCATGACCATATCTACATGCAAGGCGCCAGCGCAAGGTCTAAGAGGGATCACATAGACCTTATAGAGAGAACAGTCCTTAAGAAGATCGAGCTCTCTGGCTGGGTCCTGATCGGGAGGCATGTCGACATAGAGGACGGAAGCGCTATCATTGATTCCATAGTAGACAACTACGTGATACTCTCAAAGGGCTCTCTCGTGAAGAACTCGATAGTAATGGATAGGAGCATAGTTGGCCAGGACAGCGTTATTGAGAACAGCGTAATCGGAAGACACGTAAAGGTAGGCAACAACGTGAAAATCGTTAATAGCTACGTAGGCAATGACGTCGTTATAGGTGACAATACGGTTGTGGTCAACTCCTCAATCTGGCCCCATAAGGTTATAGAATCGAACGCCGAGGTCAGGTCGAAGAGAGGTCCAAGCATCTGA
- a CDS encoding Glycine cleavage system protein P (pyridoxal-binding), N-terminal domain: MEHPWIPNSNPKTKAEMLKAIGVSSPEELFADIPKQVIITEERWNSLPIGAGRPLSEVEVSKRLDELFNGIKPLKAPPFAGGGVWPHYVPPAVRSVVERGEFLTAYTPYQAEISQGLLQALFEYQSLIADLLEMDVVNASMYDWGSALGEAALMAVRVKGVNRVLVPSMINPFHKSQLEAYTWAKGITIDTYSVSLETGYADLEDLKAKLTRPASAVYIEFPYTFTGVVDVNVKAVGEVAHDAGSLFIVGVNPIAMGLYKPPGELGADIAVGEGQPLGLGLYMGGATLGLFAVRWDAELVRQMPGRLIGMTVAKDGRRAFAMILQTREQHIRRSKATSNITTNAALNAIAAAVYLSLLGRRGLRELAEAIWYRSHYAAQTLSKLTGFVSPALKGEFFEDFVVSAPLEYETLWHKVLERGYMAGIPLSRFVDWAPRNWGLLSFTELHSKHDIDSLINVVQEVSSS; encoded by the coding sequence ATGGAGCACCCATGGATACCGAACAGCAACCCCAAGACGAAGGCTGAAATGCTTAAGGCGATAGGCGTTAGCTCCCCTGAAGAGCTTTTTGCTGACATACCCAAACAAGTAATCATTACCGAGGAGCGTTGGAACTCCCTCCCGATAGGGGCCGGGAGGCCACTAAGTGAGGTTGAGGTCTCAAAGAGGCTTGACGAGCTGTTCAATGGCATCAAGCCCCTTAAGGCGCCTCCCTTCGCAGGCGGCGGCGTGTGGCCCCACTACGTCCCTCCTGCGGTCAGAAGCGTAGTTGAGAGAGGGGAGTTCCTTACCGCCTATACGCCGTATCAAGCCGAGATAAGCCAAGGCCTGCTTCAGGCCCTATTTGAGTACCAGAGCCTCATAGCTGACCTCCTCGAGATGGACGTGGTAAACGCGAGCATGTACGACTGGGGCAGCGCCCTTGGCGAGGCTGCCCTGATGGCTGTCCGCGTCAAGGGCGTTAATAGGGTGCTTGTGCCATCGATGATAAACCCCTTTCACAAGAGCCAGCTGGAGGCCTACACGTGGGCCAAGGGGATAACGATAGACACCTACTCTGTTAGCCTTGAGACGGGCTACGCTGACCTAGAGGATCTCAAGGCCAAGCTCACAAGGCCTGCCTCAGCCGTCTACATAGAGTTCCCATACACCTTCACAGGGGTCGTTGACGTTAATGTGAAGGCTGTTGGGGAGGTGGCCCATGACGCGGGCTCCCTCTTCATAGTTGGCGTTAACCCTATTGCTATGGGTCTCTACAAGCCCCCTGGCGAGCTGGGCGCCGACATAGCCGTAGGCGAAGGACAGCCGCTCGGCCTGGGCCTCTACATGGGAGGCGCGACTTTAGGGCTGTTCGCCGTGAGGTGGGACGCCGAGCTGGTTAGGCAGATGCCTGGCAGGCTGATAGGGATGACCGTCGCTAAGGACGGCAGGAGGGCCTTCGCTATGATACTTCAGACGAGGGAACAGCACATAAGGAGGTCCAAGGCCACCAGCAACATAACAACCAACGCCGCCCTGAACGCGATAGCCGCTGCCGTTTACCTCTCGTTGCTTGGCAGAAGAGGGCTAAGGGAGCTGGCCGAGGCCATATGGTACAGATCCCATTATGCGGCCCAGACCTTGTCTAAGCTGACAGGCTTCGTCTCGCCTGCGCTTAAGGGCGAGTTCTTCGAGGACTTCGTCGTCTCAGCGCCACTTGAATATGAGACGTTATGGCATAAAGTTCTTGAAAGGGGCTACATGGCTGGCATCCCCTTAAGCAGGTTTGTTGACTGGGCTCCGCGCAACTGGGGCCTGTTGAGCTTCACCGAGCTTCACTCAAAACATGACATAGATTCCCTCATTAACGTTGTTCAGGAGGTGAGCTCAAGTTGA
- a CDS encoding NUDIX domain produces the protein MERGPEAAVLVLVWGKPLHVLLERKSCKVVDRFSCDIAYPGGRIAPGETPVQTALREAWEEAWVKPSAVKVIGSLGVFQTMSKPVIHTEAIVGVPKGPIDPRPVDPEVDAVFWADISAVGEPTEVNHPVRGSVRGVMLGKGLVLWGLSLRITMRLKERVHELEVLDLKQLP, from the coding sequence ATGGAAAGGGGGCCTGAGGCAGCAGTCCTTGTGCTGGTCTGGGGCAAGCCACTACATGTGCTACTGGAAAGGAAGTCATGTAAGGTAGTTGACAGGTTTTCCTGCGACATAGCTTACCCCGGAGGCAGAATAGCGCCAGGCGAGACGCCCGTTCAGACGGCCCTCAGGGAGGCCTGGGAGGAGGCTTGGGTTAAGCCCTCTGCAGTGAAGGTTATAGGAAGCCTAGGCGTCTTCCAGACAATGTCTAAGCCAGTGATTCACACGGAGGCCATAGTCGGCGTTCCTAAGGGGCCCATTGACCCGAGGCCTGTGGATCCAGAGGTTGACGCGGTCTTCTGGGCTGACATTAGTGCAGTAGGGGAGCCTACTGAGGTGAATCACCCTGTAAGGGGCTCTGTAAGGGGGGTCATGCTGGGGAAGGGCCTCGTTCTCTGGGGCCTTTCACTTAGGATCACGATGAGGCTTAAGGAAAGAGTTCACGAGCTAGAGGTACTTGACCTTAAGCAGCTTCCCTAG